From the Nocardiopsis changdeensis genome, one window contains:
- a CDS encoding IS1634 family transposase, whose amino-acid sequence MASFIRKVPTASGAQAVQIVHKNGRQIVDIDHIGSAHNDAELAALMEIAHQRLHPGQLALDLDVGPPPAAEPEPAPHTGSGSGSGPRAVGTRSELLWDTLADAYTRLGFDAVRDATFAKLVLARIVEPTSKADTLRVLGELGVPAPSLRTVFRCLSRCQEHDYRQRITDACPAHARSTTGLALIMYDCTTLYFEAEKEDGLRKVGMSKERRVDPQILVGLLVDATGFPLAVHCFEGNKAETKTLLPVVTDLIQGLPEAEDVVVVADAGMLSAANLNALEKAGGRFIVGSRITKARYDLAEHFQARGTYFEDGQILESERVMGTGRNARTRRVVYQYLFERHQRDQRAINAQITRAEKVADGTRPVKKDRFVRLDGADKGVDWDLVQRARDLAGLKGYVTSIDPEVMGGQAVIDAYHDLYQVERSFRMAKSDLAARPVFHHVRESVEAHLTIVFTALAVSRHLQTTSGVSIRKIVQTLRPLRSAIIEISGHRLTAAPDIPESAREILDRLKGSG is encoded by the coding sequence GTGGCATCGTTCATCAGGAAGGTCCCCACCGCATCAGGCGCGCAAGCAGTACAGATCGTCCATAAGAACGGCCGCCAGATCGTGGACATCGACCACATCGGCTCGGCCCATAACGACGCCGAACTCGCCGCACTGATGGAGATCGCCCACCAGCGACTGCACCCCGGCCAGCTCGCCCTGGACCTGGATGTGGGACCGCCACCTGCGGCAGAACCCGAACCCGCGCCCCACACCGGCAGCGGCAGCGGCAGCGGCCCGAGGGCCGTGGGCACCCGCTCCGAACTGCTATGGGACACCCTGGCCGATGCCTACACCCGCCTGGGCTTCGATGCCGTGCGCGATGCCACCTTCGCCAAGCTCGTGCTCGCCCGCATCGTGGAACCCACCTCCAAAGCCGACACCCTGCGGGTCCTGGGAGAACTCGGTGTGCCCGCGCCCTCGCTGCGGACCGTCTTTCGGTGCCTGTCCCGCTGCCAGGAGCACGACTACCGCCAGAGGATCACCGACGCGTGCCCGGCCCACGCCCGCTCCACCACCGGCCTGGCCCTGATCATGTACGACTGCACCACCTTGTACTTCGAGGCCGAGAAAGAGGACGGCCTGCGCAAGGTCGGGATGAGCAAGGAACGCCGCGTGGACCCGCAGATCCTCGTCGGCCTGCTGGTGGACGCCACCGGTTTCCCGCTGGCTGTGCACTGCTTCGAGGGCAACAAAGCCGAGACCAAGACGCTGCTGCCCGTGGTCACCGACCTCATACAAGGCCTGCCCGAGGCCGAGGACGTCGTCGTGGTGGCCGATGCCGGCATGCTCTCGGCCGCCAACCTCAACGCCCTGGAGAAGGCGGGAGGACGGTTCATCGTCGGCTCCCGGATCACCAAGGCGCGCTACGACCTGGCCGAACACTTCCAGGCCCGCGGCACCTACTTCGAAGACGGGCAGATCCTCGAATCGGAGCGGGTGATGGGCACCGGCCGCAACGCCCGCACCCGGCGGGTGGTCTACCAGTACCTGTTCGAACGCCACCAGCGCGATCAGCGGGCGATCAACGCCCAGATCACCCGGGCCGAGAAGGTCGCCGACGGCACCCGGCCGGTGAAGAAGGACCGGTTCGTGCGCCTGGACGGCGCCGACAAAGGGGTGGACTGGGACCTGGTCCAGCGAGCTCGGGACCTGGCCGGGCTGAAGGGCTATGTCACCAGCATCGACCCGGAGGTGATGGGAGGCCAGGCGGTGATCGACGCCTACCACGACCTGTACCAGGTCGAGCGGTCCTTCCGGATGGCCAAGTCCGATCTGGCCGCGCGGCCGGTCTTCCATCACGTGCGCGAATCGGTCGAAGCGCACCTGACCATCGTGTTCACCGCTTTGGCCGTCTCCCGGCACCTCCAGACCACCAGCGGGGTGTCGATCCGCAAGATCGTGCAGACGCTGCGTCCGTTGCGGTCCGCGATCATCGAGATCAGCGGTCACCGGCTCACCGCCGCACCCGATATCCCCGAGAGCGCCCGCGAGATCCTCGACCGGCTCAAGGGTTCGGGGTGA
- a CDS encoding NADPH-dependent F420 reductase, with protein MTTIGIIGAGEVGSQIARAAVANGYKVVIANSRGPETLEELIDELGPAASAAYAAEAAASGDFAVIAVPLKLVDHMPVAELAGKVVLDTNNYMIWRDGHFPMVDSGEKTVHELRQEQLPTSKVAKAFTHIQAPSLLRTARPAGHPARRALSVSSDHPEAVEIVTRLYDQFGFDTVDNSPLSESWRTAPGQPAWVQHARQNREQLARNLELAEPFTVT; from the coding sequence GTGACAACGATCGGGATCATCGGCGCGGGCGAGGTGGGGAGCCAGATCGCCCGCGCGGCGGTGGCGAACGGCTACAAGGTCGTCATCGCCAACTCGCGGGGCCCCGAGACCCTGGAAGAGCTCATCGATGAGCTCGGTCCGGCGGCCTCCGCCGCGTACGCGGCGGAGGCCGCGGCGTCGGGCGACTTCGCGGTCATCGCCGTACCCCTCAAACTCGTCGACCACATGCCGGTCGCAGAGCTGGCGGGCAAGGTCGTACTGGACACGAACAACTACATGATCTGGCGCGACGGCCACTTTCCGATGGTCGACTCCGGTGAGAAGACGGTCCATGAGCTGCGCCAGGAACAGCTCCCGACATCGAAGGTGGCCAAGGCGTTCACCCACATCCAGGCTCCGAGCCTGCTCCGCACGGCCCGACCCGCAGGTCACCCGGCTCGGCGGGCTCTGTCGGTGTCGAGCGACCATCCAGAGGCCGTGGAAATCGTCACACGGCTGTACGACCAGTTCGGATTCGACACGGTGGACAACAGTCCGTTGAGCGAGTCCTGGCGCACCGCCCCGGGCCAACCTGCCTGGGTCCAGCACGCACGACAGAACCGCGAGCAGCTGGCCCGCAACCTGGAACTGGCTGAGCCCTTCACTGTTACGTGA
- a CDS encoding GmrSD restriction endonuclease domain-containing protein: METFKRTPLQLFNLPQHFVIPLFQRPYVWKEDEQWEPLWKDIRRIAELRIEEPHLNATHFLGAVVIQSQEAQKQLPTWNVVDGQQRLTTLQVFADATCALLAQSGNTPLAGQLERLTHNDDVYVEDGDIRLKVRHLNKDRAAFDEVMSAEPPVDHTALAHSDSQIVAAHAYFSTVVEQWLGPPESEDYTTKAKNLTAVLLNGLQLVSIELKDSENSQEIFETLNARGTPLTAADLVRNFVFQRLEAEGADTKKAYREDWPFETKFWTKEVSVGRNLISRSSLFLNQWLVSRTGEEISPQATFSRFKSYVELESGHKMTGLLPVIKQQAQQYEAWTEAAAHHGGSLDSAEMAVYRMQAGGVEVLKPLLIWLHEPGRDLPRESVDQIIRAAESWVVRRQLLRLSGSDLGRIVADLINANSAMPADELVERVTGHLARLNVTSTYWPGDEEIRRTLTTESAYSRFPRGRLRMILEAIEDLYRAETGQPQIERKNYPVEHLLPQKWHDHWAVQTPEGIEERQLRVHRLGNLTLLTQKLNAKVSNGPWSAKRSALMDHNTITLTGRVIKRTEHHAWDEELIDERTTELIDRVLQVWPVPEGHHGKVIDPQTKAGDWVELKHLIEAGLLAPGDKLVATHRDFKGREATLTADGAIELAGKRYMSPSAAGYALRKKATNGWYFWSVADGRRLRDVRTQFQNSMPEDEELKSGNA; encoded by the coding sequence GTGGAGACTTTCAAACGGACGCCGCTGCAACTGTTCAACCTGCCGCAGCATTTCGTGATCCCGCTGTTCCAGCGCCCCTACGTCTGGAAGGAGGACGAGCAGTGGGAGCCGCTATGGAAGGACATCCGGCGCATCGCCGAACTCCGGATCGAAGAGCCTCATCTGAACGCCACTCACTTCCTCGGCGCGGTGGTCATCCAGTCCCAGGAAGCTCAGAAGCAGCTGCCGACGTGGAACGTGGTCGATGGCCAGCAGCGACTGACGACCTTGCAGGTCTTCGCGGACGCCACGTGTGCACTCCTGGCGCAGTCGGGCAACACTCCGCTCGCCGGTCAACTCGAACGTCTCACCCACAACGACGATGTCTACGTCGAAGACGGCGACATCCGGCTGAAGGTGCGCCACCTCAACAAGGACCGGGCTGCGTTCGACGAGGTGATGTCGGCTGAGCCGCCGGTCGACCACACCGCTCTGGCCCACTCGGACTCCCAGATCGTCGCCGCGCACGCCTACTTCTCCACGGTCGTCGAACAGTGGCTCGGCCCGCCCGAGTCGGAGGATTACACCACCAAGGCCAAGAACCTCACCGCCGTCCTGCTGAACGGCCTCCAGCTGGTCTCGATCGAGTTGAAGGATTCAGAGAACTCCCAGGAGATCTTCGAGACGCTCAACGCTCGCGGTACCCCGCTCACTGCGGCCGACCTTGTGCGCAACTTCGTGTTCCAGCGGCTTGAGGCCGAAGGCGCAGACACGAAGAAGGCCTACCGGGAGGACTGGCCCTTCGAGACCAAGTTCTGGACGAAGGAGGTCAGCGTCGGGCGCAACCTCATCAGCCGCAGCTCGCTGTTCCTCAACCAGTGGCTCGTATCGCGTACCGGCGAGGAGATCAGCCCGCAGGCGACGTTCAGCCGGTTCAAGTCCTACGTGGAGCTCGAGTCCGGTCACAAGATGACCGGCCTGCTGCCTGTGATCAAACAGCAGGCACAGCAATACGAGGCCTGGACCGAAGCCGCAGCCCACCACGGAGGAAGTCTCGACTCCGCCGAGATGGCGGTGTACCGAATGCAGGCCGGCGGTGTCGAGGTGCTCAAGCCACTGCTCATCTGGTTGCACGAGCCGGGCCGTGACCTTCCGCGGGAGTCCGTCGACCAGATCATCCGGGCGGCCGAGAGCTGGGTCGTCCGCCGTCAGCTGCTTCGTCTGTCCGGCAGCGATCTGGGGCGCATCGTCGCCGACCTCATCAACGCGAACTCCGCCATGCCCGCCGATGAACTCGTGGAACGCGTCACCGGGCACCTTGCCCGGCTGAACGTCACGAGCACCTATTGGCCGGGAGACGAGGAGATCCGCAGGACGCTCACCACGGAATCAGCATACTCACGGTTCCCGCGGGGACGACTCCGCATGATCCTCGAAGCGATAGAGGACCTCTACCGGGCGGAGACGGGCCAGCCGCAGATCGAGCGGAAGAATTACCCGGTCGAACACCTGCTTCCGCAGAAGTGGCACGACCACTGGGCCGTACAGACACCGGAGGGCATCGAGGAGCGGCAGCTGCGTGTCCACCGTCTGGGCAACCTGACGCTCCTGACACAGAAGCTCAACGCGAAGGTGTCCAACGGACCGTGGTCAGCGAAACGGTCGGCGCTGATGGACCACAACACGATCACGCTCACGGGACGGGTGATCAAGCGAACCGAGCACCATGCCTGGGACGAGGAGCTGATCGACGAGCGGACGACAGAGCTGATCGATCGGGTCCTTCAGGTGTGGCCGGTCCCTGAGGGCCATCACGGCAAGGTGATCGACCCGCAGACCAAGGCTGGTGACTGGGTCGAGTTGAAGCACCTCATCGAGGCAGGACTTCTCGCTCCTGGCGACAAGCTGGTGGCAACGCACCGGGACTTCAAGGGCAGGGAAGCCACTCTGACTGCCGACGGGGCCATCGAGCTGGCCGGCAAGCGCTACATGTCACCATCGGCTGCCGGATACGCATTGCGCAAGAAGGCCACGAACGGGTGGTACTTCTGGTCCGTGGCGGACGGCCGCCGTTTGAGGGACGTTCGCACACAGTTCCAGAACTCCATGCCGGAAGACGAAGAGTTGAAGTCCGGAAATGCGTAG
- a CDS encoding SDR family NAD(P)-dependent oxidoreductase — translation MTITLITGANKGIGFETAKQLLALGHVVYLGARDTERGEKAAAEIGARFVRLDVTDDALVKSALAAIGAAEGRLDVLVNNAGILASGDIDGPSALRSFDTNAVGVVRVTEAALPLLRRSANPTVVNISSSAGSFWAVTDPGRPEFHLPTALYSASKAAATMLTVQYAKAHPDIKFNALEPGTTATDMTAAFGIGRSPEESARAVVRLATLAAGGPTGTFQDENGEMPW, via the coding sequence ATGACCATCACACTGATCACCGGGGCCAACAAGGGCATCGGTTTCGAGACCGCGAAACAGCTTCTGGCACTGGGCCACGTCGTCTATCTCGGTGCGCGCGACACCGAGCGGGGGGAGAAGGCCGCAGCGGAGATCGGTGCACGGTTCGTGCGGCTCGACGTGACCGACGACGCGCTGGTGAAGAGTGCTCTGGCGGCGATCGGTGCGGCCGAGGGCCGGCTCGACGTCCTGGTGAACAACGCGGGCATCCTGGCGTCCGGAGACATCGACGGCCCTTCGGCACTGCGCTCCTTCGACACCAACGCGGTGGGGGTCGTGCGGGTCACGGAGGCGGCGCTGCCCCTGCTGCGCAGGTCCGCCAACCCCACCGTCGTCAACATCTCCAGCAGCGCCGGATCGTTCTGGGCGGTGACCGACCCCGGACGGCCCGAATTCCACCTGCCGACCGCGCTCTACTCCGCGTCCAAGGCCGCGGCCACCATGTTGACGGTCCAGTACGCCAAGGCCCATCCGGACATCAAGTTCAACGCACTGGAGCCGGGTACCACCGCCACGGACATGACCGCGGCTTTCGGCATCGGAAGGTCACCCGAGGAGAGCGCCAGGGCCGTCGTGCGGCTGGCGACCCTCGCCGCGGGCGGGCCGACGGGGACCTTCCAGGATGAGAACGGGGAGATGCCCTGGTGA
- a CDS encoding helix-turn-helix domain-containing protein, with protein MSETSNALGAFLRARRALVRPEQVGIPDVGVRRVPGLRREEVAMLAGISADYYLRLERGRDRNPSVQVLESIARVLCLDDDHFAHLLSLVAEVPRRRGRRPRKETAPTGALKLLDSLVQPAFIEGRYFDILASNALARALDPRLTVGGNQLRDMFLDPGQQALYPEWKRVTECFIANLRQSVGTDIDDPRFADLVGELSLASPLFRRLWARHEVRGQRGTPIRLDHPRIGELTLNRERLSVGGAESLKLVVYHPDAGSDSAEKLALLASADMPTRERGGNEGTPARETNGAAPE; from the coding sequence ATGAGCGAGACATCGAACGCCCTCGGCGCGTTCCTGCGGGCTCGGCGAGCTCTGGTGAGGCCCGAGCAGGTGGGCATCCCCGATGTCGGTGTACGGCGCGTGCCCGGATTGCGGCGGGAGGAGGTCGCCATGCTCGCCGGTATCAGTGCCGACTACTATCTGCGGTTGGAGCGGGGCCGCGACCGCAACCCGTCGGTGCAGGTCCTGGAGTCGATCGCACGCGTGCTGTGCCTGGACGACGACCACTTCGCACATCTGCTGTCGTTGGTCGCCGAGGTTCCCCGGCGGCGTGGACGGAGGCCGCGCAAGGAGACCGCACCGACCGGTGCGCTCAAGCTGCTGGACTCCCTCGTCCAGCCCGCCTTCATCGAGGGCCGGTACTTCGACATCCTGGCCTCGAACGCGCTCGCCCGGGCCCTCGACCCCCGACTGACCGTGGGCGGCAACCAGCTGAGGGACATGTTCCTGGACCCGGGCCAGCAGGCGCTGTACCCGGAGTGGAAGCGCGTCACCGAGTGCTTCATCGCAAACCTGCGCCAGTCCGTGGGCACCGACATCGACGATCCCCGCTTCGCCGACCTCGTCGGAGAACTCTCACTGGCGAGCCCGCTGTTCCGCAGGCTCTGGGCCCGGCACGAGGTGCGGGGCCAGCGCGGAACGCCGATCCGGCTCGACCACCCGCGGATCGGGGAACTGACCCTCAACAGGGAGCGGCTGAGCGTGGGCGGGGCCGAGAGCCTGAAACTCGTCGTGTACCACCCGGACGCCGGGTCCGACAGCGCGGAGAAGCTGGCTCTGCTGGCTTCGGCGGACATGCCCACACGGGAGCGCGGAGGGAACGAGGGCACTCCGGCCCGCGAGACGAACGGCGCTGCGCCTGAGTGA